From Pseudomonas hormoni:
GGTGACCCGTGCGCCTTCAAGGAAACGCGCCAGGTGTTTCTCAACGATGTAGGCCGCGGGCTCACCGCCAGTGGTCACGGCAAAACCGACGGTGCCGTCGCTGGCTTCGATTTCCACCACCAGCGTGCCGAGTACGTTGATGCCGAAGGTGCGGCGGCTCTGGCGGTACTCCGGGTATTTACTCATCGGCGTGGCAATGTGATCGTCGATCCAGTGGCCGTCCGCCTGATCGTGATAATCCGCGCCGCCGCCTCGCAGCGTGAAAGCGCGGACGTGTTTGATGGTTGGAATGCCCATGGTGTGACTCCTCAGGTTTAAACGGTGGCCGGTTTGTTCGAAGCTTTATGGCCGGGCGAACGCACGCCCAGCACCAGCAACGCGGCGATGACGGTGGTGCCGGCCAACACGTACAAACCTGCGGCCGGTGAATGGAAGGCGCCTTCGGCCCAGTTTTTCAGCACCGGGGCGATGAAGCCGCCGAGGGCGCCGAACGAGTTGATCAGCGCGATTCCCGCCGCAGCGGCGCTGCCGGCGAGGTAACTGGAAGGGAAGGTCCAGAACACCGGTTGCACGGCGATGAAGCCGGAAGCGGCGAAGCACAGGGCGACGATGCCGAGGAACGGACTGCTGAAGGTCACCGAGCAGGCGATCCCGGCGGCGGCCATCAACAGCGTCAGGCACGCGGTGCGACGACGTTCACCGGTGCGGTCGCTGTAACCGGGAATCAAATAGGCGGCCACCAACGCACAGATCCATGGGATCGCGGTGACCAGTCCGACCATCAGCCCGACCTTGGTGCCGAGCAACCCGCCGACCTGGGTCGGCAGATAGAACACCACGCCGTAAACGCTCGCCTGAATCAGCAAATAAATCAGGCACAGGTACAGCACCGAGGGCTGGCAGATCACGTTGAGCAGGCTACGGCCATGGTTCTGTTTGTGGCTGTCTTCCTGGTCGAGCAGGCTTTGCACTTGTTGGCGCTCTTCGACCGTCAGCCACTTGGCGTCGGCCGGGCGATTGTCCAGATACCAGTAGGCCCAGACACCCACCGCCGTGGCCATCAAGCCTTCAACGGCAAACAGCCACTGCCAGCCGTGGACGCCGGCAAACCCGTCCAGCTCCAGCAACAGGCCGGACAGCGGGCTGCCAAAGATGAACGCCAGCGGCGCACCGAAGTAGAAGAACCCCATGGCCTTGCCGCGTACCGCGCTGGGGAACCAGTAGGTGAGGTAAAGGATGACGCCGGGGAAGAAACCGGCTTCGGCCACGCCCAGCAAGAAGCGCAGGACATAGAAACTGGTTTCGGTGTGGGCGAAGACCATGGCGGCGGAGACCAGGCCCCAGGTGACCATGATCCGGCACATCCACAGGCGGGCGCCGACGCGGTGCAGGATCAGGTTGCTCGGCACTTCGAGCAGCGCGTAGCCAACGAAGAACACCCCGGCGCCGAAGGCGAACGCGGCATCGCTGATGTTGGTGTCGGCTTGAAAGGCTTGCTTGGCGAACCCGACGTTGGCGCGGTCGAGGAAGGCCATGATGTACATCAGCAGGAGAAACGGGAGCAGCCGCCAGGAAATTTTGGCGAGCAGAGGCGCGGGTAGAGTCTTCATCGCAGTTTTCCTTTGGTAGGGCATTTGTTCTTATGGGAAAGACTGTACGGCCGCGGATCGATGCGTTACAAATCGAATCTAGCTAACAACTGATACCTTCAGGGTATCGATAAAAAGGCTTGTCATGACTACGCCAACCGTTTCCCGCAGCCTGCTCAACCGTCTGCGCTACAAGCATCTGCACATGCTGGTGGCGCTGAGCACCAGTCTGAACCTGCACCGCGCCTCGCAAAACCTGAACATGTCGCAACCGGCCGCTACCCGCATGCTGCATGAGATTGAAGACATGTTCGGCTGTGACCTGTTCGAACGCCTGCCACGCGGAATGCGGCCGACGGCGTTGGGCGCTGAGTTGATCCGCTTCGCCGAGTCCGCTATCAGTGGCCTCGACCGTTGCGCCGAAGACCTGATCGCAAGGCAGCAGGGCGGCTACGGTTATCTCTCGATCGGCACCATCATGGGCGCCGCGCCGGACCTGGTCATGGATTCGATTGCCGAGATCAAGGCGCTCAATCCGCAACTGCGAATCCGCATCATGGGCGACACCAGCGACCAGGTGATTCAACTGCTGGAGCAGGGGCGCATCGACCTCGCCATCGCTCGACGCAATGCGGCCACTGACAGCGAGCATTACGAGTTCGAGCAATTGGGCAACGAACGATTACTCGTGGTGGTGCACGCCGGTCATCCACTGGCCAAACGCAAAAAACTCGAGCTGGCGGAACTGGTCAGCGGCTGGCCGTGGATCCTGCAACCGGAAACCAGTCCGGCGCGCATCGGTCTTGATCAGGCCTTGCAACGACTGGCCTTGCCGACACCTGCCGACATCATCGAGTGCAGCTCGGTGTATTCCATGCAGCAGCTGATTCAACTGACCGATGCAATCATGGTGCTGTCGGAAACCGCATTGCGCGACTACCTGAAAATGGGTCTGGTGGTGGCGCTGCCGGTGCAGTTGGACGTGCAACTGGCGCCGTTCGGGTTGCTGTTGCGCAAGGGCGAACACATCAGCCGGGAGTTGGGTGTGTTCATTGATTTGCTCCGCCGGAAAGCAGCGGTTTTTTGATTGTTTGGTCAGATGTATCGGTGAGCAGAAGTTTGCCGGGTTCGAATACATGCAATCGATGCCCGGTTTCGCCGAGAAGCTTAGCCACCTCCTGCGAATCCGTAGCGGCATTCCACGAG
This genomic window contains:
- a CDS encoding LysR family transcriptional regulator translates to MTTPTVSRSLLNRLRYKHLHMLVALSTSLNLHRASQNLNMSQPAATRMLHEIEDMFGCDLFERLPRGMRPTALGAELIRFAESAISGLDRCAEDLIARQQGGYGYLSIGTIMGAAPDLVMDSIAEIKALNPQLRIRIMGDTSDQVIQLLEQGRIDLAIARRNAATDSEHYEFEQLGNERLLVVVHAGHPLAKRKKLELAELVSGWPWILQPETSPARIGLDQALQRLALPTPADIIECSSVYSMQQLIQLTDAIMVLSETALRDYLKMGLVVALPVQLDVQLAPFGLLLRKGEHISRELGVFIDLLRRKAAVF
- a CDS encoding MFS transporter, whose protein sequence is MKTLPAPLLAKISWRLLPFLLLMYIMAFLDRANVGFAKQAFQADTNISDAAFAFGAGVFFVGYALLEVPSNLILHRVGARLWMCRIMVTWGLVSAAMVFAHTETSFYVLRFLLGVAEAGFFPGVILYLTYWFPSAVRGKAMGFFYFGAPLAFIFGSPLSGLLLELDGFAGVHGWQWLFAVEGLMATAVGVWAYWYLDNRPADAKWLTVEERQQVQSLLDQEDSHKQNHGRSLLNVICQPSVLYLCLIYLLIQASVYGVVFYLPTQVGGLLGTKVGLMVGLVTAIPWICALVAAYLIPGYSDRTGERRRTACLTLLMAAAGIACSVTFSSPFLGIVALCFAASGFIAVQPVFWTFPSSYLAGSAAAAGIALINSFGALGGFIAPVLKNWAEGAFHSPAAGLYVLAGTTVIAALLVLGVRSPGHKASNKPATV